One stretch of Eupeodes corollae chromosome 2, idEupCoro1.1, whole genome shotgun sequence DNA includes these proteins:
- the LOC129945839 gene encoding 20-hydroxyecdysone protein: MRGLLALVFALLVATNSVNSGAIYRRYRELELPVGGQSDAQSLPAENYVSELRKNQIPVQVVEVIEPVLVVKPVENLRSVEPQLTIAESEPAAVITNEIIPEKLEKLEENLEAVRAIEQAVVAQEQELQQPIAEAVVAVAEQGQGQQQQQQLRNIEPEAPAAPAILLVEEAPLPQKNEETLTESIEKKLEQLPASAESLPAALPEALPESLQKEPLVLAIIEEKKPEQDKPLAAELPELKAIKSEEPAKDIIPEASAAQEVALPAAIEKQSDLKSVEEQQSPAEVQPQLKTLKEETLPIEASKLDELLKEEIIEKKEEEKKEQIKEDKKEILKEAIQEAIKEDIKEVLKEKSQANEIKQQAQDLEAPISGRQADSADPGPTTARPAQPGFIQQLVQNTPLGQLLTNFNGANNQAAPEQNTPVATAATFIQALQNTTSQITNSIQQGFQQQLQSLQTTFSGQQPQQAAVSSDAAAPAAATPRPQGPFQSIVTSFLGNGAQGQQQAAPAPTQQGGPLQGILNLFGGNRAPGASPSSSTPAAEPVKDEIAPASAEAVAPAAEEVSPESARDSVEAADDSLESAKPDEIVVNDDDIHHE; this comes from the coding sequence ATGCGTGGATTATTAGCTTTGGTGTTTGCCCTTTTGGTGGCGACAAATTCAGTCAATTCAGGAGCTATCTATCGGCGTTATCGTGAACTTGAGCTTCCTGTTGGCGGCCAAAGCGATGCTCAGTCCTTGCCAGCCGAGAACTATGTCTCCGAGCTGCGAAAGAACCAAATCCCCGTTCAAGTTGTCGAGGTTATCGAGCCAGTTCTAGTCGTGAAACCAGTTGAGAATCTCCGCAGCGTGGAACCCCAACTTACCATCGCTGAATCTGAGCCAGCGGCAGTGATTACCAACGAAATTATTCCCGAGAAGCTAGAGAAGCTCGAAGAGAATCTTGAAGCTGTGCGTGCCATCGAACAAGCAGTGGTTGCTCAGGAGCAGGAACTTCAACAGCCCATCGCTGAAGCTGTGGTTGCTGTTGCCGAGCAAGGGCAAGgccagcagcaacagcaacaattgCGTAACATTGAACCTGAAGCACCAGCTGCACCTGCCATTTTACTTGTCGAAGAAGCACCTTTGCCCCAAAAGAATGAAGAAACTCTTACAGAAAGTATCGAAAAGAAACTTGAACAGTTACCCGCTTCCGCAGAAAGCCTTCCAGCAGCACTTCCCGAAGCTCTGCCAGAATCCCTTCAAAAAGAACCCCTAGTTTTGGCTATCATCGAAGAAAAGAAACCAGAACAAGACAAACCACTTGCTGCTGAACTCCCCGAACTGAAAGCTATCAAATCAGAAGAACCAGCTAAGGATATCATTCCAGAAGCTTCAGCTGCCCAAGAAGTTGCTCTCCCAGCTGCAATTGAAAAACAATCTGATTTGAAATCGGTAGAAGAACAACAATCTCCTGCCGAAGTCCAGCCCCAACTTAAGACACTCAAAGAGGAAACACTCCCTATTGAAGCATCAAAATTAGACGAATTACTCAAAGAGGAAATTATTgagaagaaagaagaagaaaagaaagagCAAATCAAAGAAGACAAGAAGGAAATCCTTAAGGAAGCAATCCAAGAGGCAATCAAGGAAGATATCAAAGAAGTTCTCAAGGAAAAAAGCCAAGCTAATGAAATCAAACAGCAAGCACAAGACTTAGAGGCCCCAATTAGTGGAAGACAGGCAGACAGTGCTGACCCCGGTCCAACAACTGCTCGTCCCGCCCAACCTGGATTCATCCAACAACTCGTCCAGAACACCCCTCTAGGTCAACTCCTTACCAACTTCAACGGAGCTAATAACCAAGCTGCCCCTGAACAGAACACCCCAGTCGCCACGGCTGCAACCTTCATCCAGGCCTTGCAGAACACAACATCTCAGATCACCAACAGCATCCAACAGGGCTTCCAACAGCAGTTGCAGTCTCTGCAGACCACTTTTTCTGGTCAACAGCCACAGCAAGCAGCCGTCTCGAGTGATGCTGCAGCCCCCGCAGCTGCCACACCCCGCCCACAGGGTCCTTTCCAATCCATCGTTACTTCTTTTCTAGGAAATGGTGCCCAGGGTCAGCAACAAGCCGCCCCAGCACCAACACAACAAGGTGGCCCACTCCAGGGAATCCTCAATCTCTTCGGAGGTAACCGTGCTCCTGGCGCAAGCCCATCCTCGTCAACTCCTGCCGCAGAACCAGTCAAAGACGAAATTGCCCCCGCATCAGCGGAAGCAGTCGCCCCTGCCGCCGAAGAAGTCAGTCCTGAGTCCGCACGTGACAGTGTCGAAGCAGCTGACGATAGTCTAGAATCGGCCAAGCCCGATGAAATTGTCGTCAATGACGATGATATCCATCACGAATAG